The Dendropsophus ebraccatus isolate aDenEbr1 chromosome 3, aDenEbr1.pat, whole genome shotgun sequence genomic interval tcctgagatcagcgatctgtttctctagtGACGATAGGAGGCTTTTACTGCACACTGCATCCATGGTGCTATGATGTGATTGACCATTACAGTACAAAATAATGAGTGTTTTTTAAAGATTCATAGTCTCTAATGGTGGGCATGCTTTTTAGAGTTGACCTGGACTTGAAAAGACCCCTTGAAGAGTAACACATGACCAGAAGAAATGGTAAAGCACTGAATTACAATTTGTCCACTAAAAGATGAATAAATACAGTTTTAATCCAGATATTTTATTTGGCCTGTGTCACTAAAACGTATTTTCCTTATGTTCACAATTTTTATCGATCACATACACACACTTAATTTATTTCATGCAAATATTAGACACTGGATGCATAACCGATAATTATGTAAGTGTGAAATACAGTCACAAGACATAAGCTGGAAAGCTTCGGGTCATCTACACAGAGAACAACAGATTTACTTACTGTTTATATGGATCGTGCCAAGGTAAAGCTAGCCAATCCCCATGCATTTCATGCATGTAATCCACCATATCTTCTGCATTTTTATCCGAAGAGATAAACACAATTTCAAACTGTGCAGGCTGGTCTGCTTCTTCCACCAACTCAGTGTAAAAGTCACACAATACAGGGGTAAAGTCCCTGCAGGGAGAACACCAACGGGCTGAGAAATATAATCCAACTATTTTATTTTGCAAAGCCTCCTCTGGGTCCACCTTCTCCCCATCCTTGTTAACCAGGATATGGCCAGTGAATATATCCATTCTCTTTAGATGTATAGAATAACAGTGGTGTTTGTTATTGCGAGCAGTGATTCCTATCACTCCCAGC includes:
- the NXNL2 gene encoding nucleoredoxin-like protein 2, whose protein sequence is MDIFTGHILVNKDGEKVDPEEALQNKIVGLYFSARWCSPCRDFTPVLCDFYTELVEEADQPAQFEIVFISSDKNAEDMVDYMHEMHGDWLALPWHDPYKHELKNKYKITAIPKLVIVKQNGEVITDKGRKQIRDRGLACIRTWLEVGDIFQNFTSK